The genomic window CTGCTGGGCGCCGATTCGGTGAAAGCCGTCGTCGGTACGCTTAACCTAGACCGCAGTTAGCGATTTGAGATTTGCGATTTCAGATTTGAGTTGTTTTGAAACTTTTGGGAGCTACTCGATGCCTGCAGCCACACCGGACCATCCGATCTTGGACGTAATCCCCCGCCGCTGGAGTCCTTACGCCTTCACGCCGCGGACCGTCGAACGCGAGAAGTTACTGTCCTGCTTTGAAGCCGCGCGGTGGGCGGCCAGCAGTTTCAACGAACAGCCGTGGAGCTTCCTGGTCGCCTTTCGCGAGCAGGAAGCCGAGTTCGCAAAGATGCTCGATTGCTTGGTGGAAGCCAATCAGGCTTGGGCCAAGAACGTGGGCGTGTTGATCCTGACGGTCACCCGCAGCCGTTTCCAAAAGAACGAAAAACCCAACCGCGTGGCGCTGCACGACCTGGGCGCCGCCGCGGCGCATTTTGCGTTGCAAGCCGCGGAGTTGGGGTTGCAGGCGCATCAAATGGCCGGGGTGGAGTTGGAAAAGGTCCGCACCACGTATTCCATTCCCGAGGGCTATCAGCCGCAGACGGCGATCGCGTTGGGCTACCCCGATCCCAAACCCGGCGACAGCGAATTCGCGCAGCGTGACGCCGGGCCGCGAAAGCGAAAAACGGTGCAGCAACAGGTTTTCAGCGGGACTTGGGAACAACCCGCGTTTTAGAACCGGTATACTGAGCGGATGCCTGACTCCCGACACCCCCCCGCCGATTCGCCGCCGCTCGCCCCGGCCGCTGCCGCTCGTCAGCAGGTCACTCGGCGGGCTCGTCGTCCTCAGATCAGCATCGCATTTATGCTGCTCAGCATGACGATCCTGTGCGCCATGTCCGCCGCCATGTTCTACGCCTCACGCGTTCCGGCGATCTACGGCGAAGTGTTTTCCTGGTTTGGCAAAGAAGTCGAGCCGCAGGAAACCAAACGCACGGTGCATCTGACGTTTTTGTTGTTCACCTATGCTTCGCCGTTGTTGCTGGCCTGCTTGCTGGGAGTGGTGGTCAGCGTGCTGCGTTGGTTCAGTCCGGAGGAGAGCGATGAAGGCCCCTCCAGTCCTTGGGACGAAGGTTGACAACGGTAAATCGACACGATGAGTGACATTCAAAGAACCTGTCCGCAGTGCCAAGCTCTGTTGGAGGTGCCCGGCGATGCGGTGGGAAAGCAGGCCCAGTGTCCGGCTTGCCAGCACGTGTTCACGATTCCCGAATTGCCCGCGGCGGAATCGTCGCAAACGTCGCTAACAGCGGAAACGTCCGAACCGGCTGCGGATCCGCCAACGCCTGACTCGCCGCAACCTAACTCTCCGCAACCCGAGTCTCCGCAACCCGGTGGTTCGCAGTTCAGTCCAGCCGGCGACGAGGACGTCCGGCCGGGGCCGCCGGTGGTTCCCCCACCTCCGCCGCGCTTCCCGACATCGGACAGCAACCCTTACGCGCCCAGCGGGCAAGCGGATTCATCGCCGCCGCGACCTCGATTGGCTCCCGTCCAGATCACCACGGCCGAACCGGCGGAATACATCAACGCGACGTGGAGCCTGTTCCGCAGCGCATGGAAACCCTTGGTGGCGGCGGGAACGGTGGCCTTTGCGATCAACTTCGGCTCGTCGCTGTTGGGCACTTTGCTGACGATTGCGGCCCAGGAGAGCGGAGAGCCGGTGTTTGGGATCCTCAACGGAGTGCTCCGCACTTTGCTGGGACTGGCGTCGCTATTTATCACCCTGGGCATGATGCGGATGTCGGTG from Roseimaritima ulvae includes these protein-coding regions:
- a CDS encoding nitroreductase family protein, with the protein product MPAATPDHPILDVIPRRWSPYAFTPRTVEREKLLSCFEAARWAASSFNEQPWSFLVAFREQEAEFAKMLDCLVEANQAWAKNVGVLILTVTRSRFQKNEKPNRVALHDLGAAAAHFALQAAELGLQAHQMAGVELEKVRTTYSIPEGYQPQTAIALGYPDPKPGDSEFAQRDAGPRKRKTVQQQVFSGTWEQPAF